Proteins encoded by one window of Massilia sp. NR 4-1:
- a CDS encoding DUF1842 domain-containing protein → MSENIFPVTQLVLTTGSRMRGEARLQLTLLHNPELGQTTVVGIGFITQAILAPAIEIPIVSGQVVPLEAPNAERVLRVEGSYVRDWPGTQPGQSQEHFYGTFLIDKQWNGRGTFSYGKHVVHDVLIERIVPDNTLQAAA, encoded by the coding sequence ATGTCCGAAAACATCTTCCCCGTTACTCAACTGGTGCTGACCACGGGCAGCCGGATGCGAGGAGAAGCCCGCCTGCAACTGACCCTGCTGCACAACCCGGAGCTGGGCCAAACCACGGTGGTCGGCATCGGCTTTATCACGCAAGCGATCCTGGCGCCGGCCATCGAAATTCCCATCGTCAGCGGCCAGGTTGTGCCGCTCGAAGCGCCCAATGCGGAGCGCGTACTGCGGGTCGAAGGAAGCTATGTGCGCGATTGGCCAGGCACCCAGCCAGGGCAAAGCCAGGAACACTTCTACGGCACCTTCCTGATCGACAAACAGTGGAATGGCCGCGGCACCTTCAGCTATGGCAAGCACGTTGTGCACGATGTGCTCATCGAGCGCATCGTTCCCGACAACACCTTGCAGGCTGCGGCATAA